A window of Cherax quadricarinatus isolate ZL_2023a chromosome 53, ASM3850222v1, whole genome shotgun sequence genomic DNA:
GCCACGATATTTGGTTATCGACCATGACCACAATGCCTGGTTATGCATGGCCACAATACTGGTTATATATGACCACCACAATACCTAGTTATATACCATGACCACAATACCTGGGTATACACAGCCACAATACCTGGGCATAAACGACCACAATATCTGGGTATACACGACCACACAACCTGGGTATACACGACCTCACTACCTGGGAATACACGACCACAATTCACGGGTATACATGACCACTACCTTGGTAAACATGACCACAGTACCTGTGTATATATCATGACCAAAAAATACTTAACTATGAATGGTTTATTGCATCCCTCGCACTTCAGCACTGACCTTGTCATCAATGAACCACTCTCTGTCCTGCAGACGCTTGTTGAGTCGCTCCAGTACAGGAGCCATCACATTGGGAAAGAACTCTTCCCGGtaaattttcttcttctcttcctcactCTGAGACGAGAACCTGGAGAAGAATCTTTCTTAGTGGTCGGATTATTATcatggagcactaaacccatatggatTATACAGAGCCTATACGGAGTGGATAATGAAAAACATTCAGGGTCatttcaaggaattggagcccagatccaattctctagatcgaGAGTccccctcaccagcctcaaggGACTTAGCGGTTGGCAGATCGAGCCTTCATCACTTGCCCTGAACGATACCCCTCAAGGAGTTATTGCTTCACCTAAATATGAAAGAGAAATGCAATCATTCATACCCCCAAAAAAGTTATTTAGTTCAAATACTACTTAGTTTTTTGAGTTTCTATTGCGAACTTGGCCAAAGCATGCTAGTGAATATTTGTCATGCCTATAGGCATAAAACAGGTAATGCTTGAGGACTCACAGGAGATTTTTGTATCCtagcattatatatattgcaaaacaatcgcagacaggcaatCTTAACAAAGCGAGACAAGTCaaagggggtggaaatcttaagctcaagtactttcacacttctcagtgcgtcaagagctgtgcaatgttgcaaaggcagcAACAGGAAAAATGAGGGGAAaattttcagagtatggtagcgtgAGTGGCACCCTGGCTGGTACCATGTCTCTACAGGTATCTGTTGAGacatgaaggcaaagaagggaatgtgtggtgtaaatattatgcagagaattcgtagtatggaaattaggaggaggtgtggagtactaaaagtattattcagagggcgaaagaggggctgttgaggtggtttcgtTATTTAGAGAGGACGAatgatgacttggagggtgtataaatctgtagtagagagGAAGggtgggggttatcctaggatagGAAGGCGGGAGGGCGTAAAAAaggtttgtgtgcaaggggcctggacatgcagcaggcatgtgtgagcgtgttaggactGAATGGAGattaatggtttttgggacttgacgagctgttggagtgtaagcaagataatattttgtaaagggaCTCAGGAAATCTGTTagccggactagagtcctggaggtggtaagtacaatgcttgcactttaaggaagggtttgggatattggctgttttgAGTGACATATAAACTGTCATAtccgagcgcctctgcaaagacagtgattatatgtgaatgatggtgaaagtgttgaataatggtgaatgattccttttttgggccaccctacctccaATTTCGCATATTACACTCtcaggcacctgttgccacatacatcatacaacaccatacTTGCATAATTTTATATCCTTCTCCCGTGACATCGGAGAGTGTGTCTGCCAGTGCATCGCAATATGCAGCTTCCAGATCATCGGTGGGCACCAGCCCAGCTTGCTTGGCCAGGTAGCGGGCGATGGCCAGTGACTGCGGCAGCGGCTTGtcatccaccatcaacactggcaGCTTACCCCCGGGGATACCTGCGGGTCAACCACACGAGTGAACAACAGCGATTTGAAGAGAGACAATGAAATGTTTATTCTCATTTAGGGATCTCTCTAAtgtaatggtttagaaaaacccctacaagttgaagaatgagtcacttgtgcaatattttgaAATCTTAACTGAGGACGCGCTGCGCTAGTACGCGTcgtcttcagtccaatatagagaaaaccggtgaaagatgaggagaatgaCGTAATCAGtacttcagcctggagtcgatgagtTTAGTCAATCAGGCATGAGGAAAGTACCTCATTCTCATCACCTTTCACCGTTTTTCTCGGTATTGGACTCagacactggctggcgaaacgtttcttcaataaatattTCCAAACATTTAATTGGAGCTCCTCTACTGCATATAGTGCATTTTTTCTTTAACTgagaatgaaaaaaataaataacacaTACTATGAAGGCCTTTTCACGTGATATGCAATTTGGATGGATTTCTCAATTTCATTTGCAAAAAAATCGCACCAGATACTGGAGCGTTAATTGAGGATTAAATGAACTTAAATAAATTGTACCATTATCCTCCTATATCTTGACAATTTAGCTCCAGGTGCACTCTCCAACATAAGTTTTAAGATTATACCTCAAAATAGAATACACTAAGAAAAAATAAAGACATTATACTATGGATGGCTTATAAAGAGCTGTCAGGGCCATACAGTTCCAGGGAAATGCGAGGAGAGAGTAAAAAGTTCGATCTGGGATTATGAAGTATCTGTCAACTTAAAAGGACAGTGGTTCGAAAATTTCACAACTCTCGAAGTACTAATGGAACCAGAGGACATTTCGGTCCGTCCAGAACTATTATCAAGTCCAAAGTCCAGGTTTATTTCAAATTTTCGACTTAAATGGGAAATACTGTACTGTGCATGGCGAGAATTACGCCCAGATGAACAGCACCATACTAATGTATATTGAATATTTTATTATAGTACATAATGTTGTGGATTACCAGTAAAGGAACATGATATAGAAAAAAATAATGGGGTAAATAaagatttaaaaaataaaaaggatGAGGCTATATTTTCAAATTTGGTTAGATAAAATACCGTTATTTTTTGGTAATTTCGTATAATCAACCTGATTATGGTCTAGAGATCAAGTTACACTTTGTTTCTGCAGTATTCACGTTATCGATGAGAAAAATATGAACAACGTTCAAAATACATGACTTTGGGGTCTGTGTGTAACCTTATGAATTGTTAGACTGAAATTCTCCCAAACTTCGTGGATTTCCGTTTTTCTCTTGGGTAATGTTGCTTATACAATATGTATGAAGCCACAGACTGCGTCACACCATCGTGACTATATACAACTGATTCTAATGTAGTTATTAGTTTGCTTTAATGATTGCAAAGGCAAATTTTAAGGTCGTTTGAGTCTTGTTTCTGGATTGTGCCCATTTGTCTGTTCCTGATGACAGCCAGTTTAAGAAGAAATTCATAGTGGAAATGAGAGGTAACAAACTAATCGAATTCAAAAGAAATGTCATAGGGTTTCATTCTGGTATTTTTAGGGATAATTATAAAAGCTAGTAATACCTCTAGATAAGATCATATATTGTAAAGGAGTGATACCTGAATGTGGAAACAGGTACTGGCTGATATGGCCAATGgtgttaattattttttttaatgtgcTCTTTACATGGCAGTATTTTGACTTGCATGAGGAGAGGCTCTGAAATATTAGCAAGAATTCTATTAAAAACTATAAACCCACCATCACATAGCATAGCTgttactacaagtactacaactagtaCTATTACCACTAAGGCTACTATCACCATTATTATTAATACTCACAACTATTATATACTTTTACACCTCGCTGTATTGtttataacggcttgacaaagtgttgccacaataaaatgtcgcattagttgctcATTTCCTTTTAACTAACGCAAATTATTATATTAATGTGAGGGTTATATAGCTCCACAGGAATGGAAGATACTCATGTTTGGCTCAGAAAAAAGGAAGGTTAGCTCAGATTTCTTGGCTAGAGCCGTTTACCAGCATCAAATCACCACCCCAAGAACATCTGAAGCATACTTACTTTTCTTTTTATCAGGCCAGTCAGCCTTCTCGATGCGTTCGTCAGTGTAAGGGATCCCACCGTAAGCGAAGATCCAGCGGGCCAGCTCAGCGCGACCTCTGGCGTTGAAGTAGATCAACTTGTACTCCGGCATGGTGCTCCACGCGGTTCTGTGGGAGACCACAAGATAAGAAAACCATGGCAGTACTTGGGGAGATAAAGAAAAAAGCATAAAAATTGTGAGGGAGACATGGAGGGCCAGGGTGTTGAAATTTTGAGAGGTAGGTGAGGGTAGTGAGGGGCCATGTTGTTGCTTTTAGATACAAAGTCAAGTTATTGTTGAGTTATGGAAGATTAAAAGAGGTTAGGGTCTTGGAGGTGTAAAGGGGATGAGTTCAGGTTGGACTTTAACGCAATATGGAAGTCAAATTAATGAAGTTGAGATTAAACACTTAGGCTGTATTTAAGACGATCATTAAGGAGACGTTTCGTCTAGTAGGATTTTCTTTCAATCCATTACAGAGGACAAGAGACGCGTAGCATATACCTCATACTGGCAGAGGTGAAGTTTACTAaaagggcgatggtcatgtactGCTTGAATAAAATATTTTGCTAGTACAACACTTTGGATAGAATAAATGTACTTGTATCTAGAGTTATGTTACAGACTGTAGAGATGAGTAATGACTCTCTAGAGGAGTGTCTAGCCAACCTAcccggagggtattccggggatcaacgctcccgcggcccggtccatgaccaggcctccccgtggatcaggacctgattaaccaggctgctactgctggccgcacgtagtccaacgtacgaaccacagcctgactcatccggtactgactttaggtatctgtccagctcttgaagacaaccagggatctattggtaatttcccttcgGCTGGCGGGAGGCCAGCCGAagggacacttactgtgttttctcttagtggacTAATGGCGCAACTAATTTTCACTGGGGTATGctacatcgcctgccaagtcttttgctttcgtagagagcgATTTCTGTGCAGATTAAGgactagtccctccaggatcttccaggtgtagattgaaTGAAGATgtcaatgtacagcagtattccagcctacctggagtttacctggagagagttccgggggtcaacgcccccgcggcccggtctgtgaccaggcctcctggtggagaGAGAACAGGCGATTTAAAAATGATCATCACTGACTTGACATCTCTTTTCATAaatattctcattatccatcttatcagtttcctcgcagatgtgttagtggcactattgtgatccttgaagacgagatcctcagacattactactctcaggtctttcacattactttcctgctctattgtgtgattagagtttgtagtatgctcagttctagttattatttcctccagttttcacaacggagtagttggaatttgtcttcattgaacatcacacTGGTCTCCGTTGCCCATTGTTTATATCTTACTTGCTCTGTAATGTCACCGCTCatgtccaccaccatcatcataattGAAAATACAGAGAGTGTCATCATTTATCTTACATTCACATCCTGAATATTCTGGTCAGCTACTGATGTTCTTCCATTATCATCAGTATATATATTAAActgttagaaaaaaaaataaaaatttgcgACTGAAGAGCACGAGAGAGAAAAAGTCGTATTCTTGAAATGTGACAGACTTGTTGGTCAAGGAAAAGatgaaaggttaggttaggcaagatttgtcaggaaaaaggacaagtgcttcctgacgcgggtgtttgtcatatgatgacccgtagctggagcttatggtcatctgaccgaggcctaccgccggcttaccggtccacccctttaaaaattatggatgAGAGAATGACAATCTTCGAGCCCAGAGACATAAGAACTGAACGTCAAAGAAAGGAGAGTAGGAAAGATGTCGTAACCTTGAGATATAACACAGATCTActtgggaagggagagagaggtgaaacCAAAatgtgccccgtggcctgatggCTAAAGCTCTCCTTTCACACGGCGAATGTCTGGGgttgattcccagcgagggtagaaacattgggcatgtttctttgcaccggttgtctatgttccccatcagtaaaatgggtacctgggcgttagtcgactggtgtgggtcacatcctgggacaaaactgacctaatttgcccgaaatgctctgcataacaagtggtttctgtatgtcattgatgtcagctaggtctgtatactttGTAAATATACTTGTAGATATTaagatattgttattattattattattaattattattattaaaatgcaTCCCTGAGATGTAACACAGATCAGGTCGTCCAGGGAAAGGAAGAAAAAAAGACATTGTATCCctatcatgaaaaaaaaaaacatgaactgTTCATGATCAGGACAGCTACGTCCGCGAAGCAGAAAACCCATCAGGACTCTGCCCCTTTTGTGTGTGTAAGACTAAGCAGGAGGGAGTTGGTAATCACATAGGAAAGACCTGCTGGCTGGTTTGTACCGTTAGCTAATTGTTGTGCCCAGCGAGCGGGTGATGCTACCAACAGACATATACATAAACGCAGATACCACTAATTTTAATGACGCCTTTTGGTCTTTAAGAAGAGCATATTTGTAACAAATCATTTCTTCTTAAAGCCCATAAAGCGTCATTAAAATTAGCGTTTTACGAAAGTGCCTCAGTGAGTAGGTATTACCGAAGGCAGATATGTTGTgagagtggtagtactggtggccaTGACGGTGGCCTTGGTGATTCTGGTCGTAGTgtttggggtgatggtggtagttgttagggTGGTGATAGCCTTggggattgtggtggtagtggttgacgtTAGTGACATGAACTGCGCGTGGTGTTCCAGTGTCTGGGTTCTGCAGCGTCAGCAGAGCAAACCTCCAgctctctcctccttctctttcccCAATCTCTTCTCAtcacccccttccctcctccctctctctctctctctctctctctctcctccctctctctctctctctctctctctctctctctctctctcttctttcccaCTCTCCTTTCTCCTTCACCGCCGACATTTATTTTCCCACCACCTGAAAAAGCCCAGACAAACACGTCCCAGCAGCTTTCTCACGCCTCTTACAAGAAGGAATGTTTGTCTGTTGGGATCTAAGGGGGCTGTCTCCTGGAATCTAAGGGGCCTGTCTCCTGGAATCTAAGAGGGCTATCTCCTGGAATCTAAGGAGGCTGTCTCCTGGAATCTAAGGGGCCTGTCTCCTGGAATCTAAGAGGGCTATCTCCTGGAATCTAAGGAGGCTGTCTCCTGGAATCTATGGGGCTGTCTCCTGGAATCTATGGGGAATGTCTCCTGGAACCTAAGGGGGATGTCTCGTGGAATCTATGGGGGCTGTCTCCTGGAATCTATGGGGGCTGTCTCCTGGAACCTAAGGGGGTTGTCTCCTGGAACCTAAGGGGGTTGTCTCCTGGAACCTAAGGGAGATGTCTCCTGGAACCTAAGGGGGATGTCTCCTGGAACCTATGGGGAATGTCTCCTGGAATCTATGGGGAATGTCTCCTGGAATCTATGGGGAATGTCTCCTGGAATCTATGGGGAATGTCTCCTGGAATCTATGGGGAATGTCTCCTGGAATCTATGGGGAATGTCTCCTGGAATCTATGGGGAATGTCTCCTGGAATCTATGGGGAATGTCTCCTGGAACCTATGGGGGCTGTCTCCTGGAACCTATGGGGGCTGTCTCCTGGAATCTATGGGGGCTGTCTCTTGGAATCTATGGGAGCTGTCTCTTGGAATCTATGGGGGCTGTCTCCTGGAATCTACGGGGGCTGTCTCCTGGAACCTAAGGAGGCTGTCTCCTGGAACCTAAGGAGGCTGTCTCCTGGAACCTAAGGGGGCCGTCTTCTGGAACCTAAGGAGGCTGTTTCCTGGAACCTATGGGGGCCGTCTCCTGGAATCTATGGGGGCTGTCTCCTGGAATCTATGGGACTGTCTCCTGGAATCTATGGGGAGCTGTCTCCTGGAATGTAGGGGGCTGTCTCCTGGAATCTAGGGGGGCTGTCTCCTGGAATCTATGGGGGGCTGTCTCCTGGAATCTATGGGGGCTGTCTCCTGGAATCTATGGGGGGCTGTCTCCTGGAATCTATGGGGGGCTGTCTCCTGGAATCTATGGGGGCTGTATCCTGGAATCTATGGGGGCTGTCTCCTGGAATCTATGGGGGCTGTCTCCTGGAATCTATGGGGGCCGTCTCCTGGAATCGGAATCTATGGGGGCCGTCTCCTGGAATCTATGGGGGCCGTCTCCTGGAATCTATGGGGGCCGTCTCCTGGAATCTATGGGGGCTGTCTCCTGGAATCTATGGGGGCTGTCTCCTGGAATCTATGGGGGCTGTCTCCTGGAATCTATGGGGGCTGTCTCCTTGAATCTATGGGG
This region includes:
- the LOC128692394 gene encoding hematopoietic prostaglandin D synthase, with amino-acid sequence MPEYKLIYFNARGRAELARWIFAYGGIPYTDERIEKADWPDKKKSIPGGKLPVLMVDDKPLPQSLAIARYLAKQAGLVPTDDLEAAYCDALADTLSDVTGEGYKIMFSSQSEEEKKKIYREEFFPNVMAPVLERLNKRLQDREWFIDDKITWADLMISLVFGEVRKRKAELLDAYPAVITLVQKVRDNAAIKQHQETAPDTPF